A portion of the Nitrospira defluvii genome contains these proteins:
- a CDS encoding SDR family oxidoreductase: protein MTHPITQQRVFVTGATGYLGARLIPLLLERGHQVTALVRESSARNVAAGCRVVVGNPLNAETFAESVRGSDTLVQLVGVPKPSPWKGAQFRAIDGPSAMAAVRAAASTGVHHFVYVSVAHPAPIMQDYIAVRRECEAAITRAGLIATILRPWYILGPGHWWPLALMPVYRVLEQVPATRESAMRLGLVTIQEMLAALLWSIEHPPVKTRVIDVPEIRRLVRSEI, encoded by the coding sequence ATGACGCACCCCATCACTCAGCAGCGTGTGTTTGTCACCGGCGCCACCGGATACCTAGGTGCCCGGCTCATTCCGCTGCTGCTTGAACGAGGGCATCAGGTGACCGCGTTGGTTCGCGAGTCCTCTGCGAGGAACGTCGCCGCGGGGTGCAGGGTCGTCGTTGGCAATCCGTTGAATGCCGAGACCTTCGCGGAATCTGTGCGGGGAAGCGATACGCTGGTTCAGCTGGTCGGCGTGCCTAAACCGTCACCCTGGAAAGGGGCGCAGTTTCGCGCGATCGATGGGCCTTCTGCCATGGCAGCGGTGCGAGCCGCCGCTTCAACCGGTGTGCACCACTTTGTCTACGTCAGCGTCGCCCATCCCGCGCCTATCATGCAAGACTACATCGCCGTGCGTCGTGAGTGTGAAGCGGCCATCACGCGAGCTGGGTTGATCGCCACCATCCTTCGTCCCTGGTATATTCTCGGCCCCGGGCATTGGTGGCCCTTGGCGCTGATGCCGGTCTATCGTGTCCTGGAACAAGTGCCCGCTACAAGGGAGTCGGCCATGCGCTTGGGGTTGGTCACGATTCAGGAGATGCTCGCGGCCCTGTTGTGGTCCATTGAGCACCCTCCAGTGAAGACGAGGGTCATCGACGTGCCGGAGATCAGGCGTCTGGTACGGAGCGAGATATGA
- a CDS encoding DUF1295 domain-containing protein — translation MSPTDPLSLLFTAWVASAILMVGLWLLERRLQHLSIADVGWCYGLALVVLWYASAAPGEPARRLLVALLVLLYAVRLGTHVLVDRLWRKPEDGRYRALRLRWGEQGPLRRFWYFQLQAAAIAWFSLPPLVVMQNPHPPFHLIELLGVLLWGVAVTGEAVADRQLAVFRRQPWNRDRVCREGLWYYSRHPNYFFEWLHWWSYVVMGLASPLGTWGLTLIGPLTMGWALLKVTGIPWTETQTMKNRGRQYAEYQRSTNAFIPWPPRRL, via the coding sequence ATGTCGCCAACGGATCCACTCTCCCTCCTCTTCACCGCCTGGGTTGCCTCGGCGATCCTCATGGTCGGACTCTGGCTGCTTGAGCGCCGCCTGCAGCATCTGTCGATCGCCGATGTCGGGTGGTGTTACGGATTAGCCTTGGTGGTGTTGTGGTACGCCAGTGCTGCTCCTGGTGAACCGGCTAGGCGGCTGCTGGTCGCTCTGTTGGTTCTATTGTATGCCGTGCGCTTGGGTACGCATGTGCTGGTGGATCGGCTGTGGCGAAAACCCGAAGACGGCCGGTACCGTGCCCTGCGTCTGCGATGGGGCGAGCAGGGTCCGCTGCGCCGGTTCTGGTACTTTCAACTGCAGGCTGCGGCCATTGCCTGGTTCTCCCTTCCTCCCCTGGTCGTCATGCAAAATCCGCATCCGCCGTTTCATCTCATCGAACTGCTCGGTGTACTCCTGTGGGGAGTCGCCGTGACGGGGGAGGCGGTCGCTGATCGGCAGTTGGCGGTCTTTCGACGTCAGCCCTGGAACAGGGACCGTGTGTGCCGTGAGGGACTCTGGTACTACTCGCGCCATCCCAATTACTTTTTCGAATGGCTGCACTGGTGGAGTTATGTGGTGATGGGGCTGGCGAGTCCGCTGGGCACTTGGGGTTTGACCCTGATCGGCCCGCTGACGATGGGGTGGGCGCTCTTGAAAGTCACCGGGATTCCCTGGACGGAGACGCAGACCATGAAAAACCGTGGTCGCCAGTATGCGGAGTATCAGCGCAGCACCAATGCGTTTATTCCCTGGCCTCCGCGTCGGCTCTAA
- a CDS encoding patatin-like phospholipase family protein, protein MSLLSGPFLGCWIAALLLTSVSCATSDPPRALPPDPRPAPTRATLQLGHKELTDGRFVGLAFSGGGSRAAVFGAAVMKELDRLGLLQQVDVLSAVSGGALPATAYALEGYRDFNFENGFVEQIGRDIQGAVAGPWYAAPHNLLRYAFRDTIPAEPVIRALDDQLFHGATFADLNPSRPILLLNATDAVTGDPLVIAEERFASLGIPLGPFSIARAVYMSAAYPGVLEPLTLTDGRTGTNGASADPVLAYDGGAADNLGIRTLIHVVEKTLSEQPMADRFPQGCLVISIDATSRPENEARTPLSAAAALLRGHRRNVLELAGIPAAQQDQAMFGTFRVGQNGSGGICRFWHVALRQLPDSDPLGEHVTHITTNLGLSVEDQAALIAAAARLVAKGREEMNATGGWAGLLENKPALFSHP, encoded by the coding sequence ATGAGCTTGTTATCGGGACCTTTCCTCGGCTGTTGGATCGCGGCGCTGCTACTGACCTCCGTGTCCTGTGCGACCAGTGATCCTCCTCGGGCCCTCCCCCCTGACCCTCGCCCGGCGCCGACGAGGGCGACCCTGCAGTTAGGCCACAAAGAATTGACGGATGGCCGGTTCGTCGGACTGGCGTTCTCCGGGGGAGGTAGCCGCGCGGCCGTCTTCGGGGCGGCCGTCATGAAGGAATTGGACCGCCTAGGGCTGCTGCAGCAGGTCGATGTGTTGTCCGCAGTATCCGGCGGTGCCTTGCCTGCTACGGCCTATGCCCTGGAGGGCTATCGTGACTTTAATTTTGAGAACGGGTTCGTGGAACAGATCGGGCGCGATATTCAAGGTGCCGTGGCGGGGCCCTGGTATGCCGCCCCGCACAACCTGCTCCGGTATGCGTTTCGAGACACCATACCCGCCGAACCGGTGATTCGCGCCCTGGACGACCAACTGTTTCACGGGGCGACCTTCGCCGACCTCAATCCCTCACGACCGATCTTGCTGTTGAACGCCACGGATGCCGTCACCGGTGATCCCCTGGTCATTGCCGAGGAACGGTTCGCGTCGTTGGGAATCCCGTTGGGGCCGTTCAGTATTGCCCGGGCCGTCTATATGTCTGCGGCCTATCCCGGCGTGTTGGAACCCTTGACGCTGACCGACGGACGCACAGGCACGAACGGCGCGTCTGCCGATCCCGTCCTAGCCTATGACGGAGGCGCCGCCGACAATCTGGGTATTCGCACGCTCATACATGTGGTGGAGAAAACCCTGTCGGAGCAGCCGATGGCGGATCGTTTCCCGCAGGGCTGCCTGGTCATCTCCATCGATGCCACGAGCCGTCCGGAGAACGAGGCGCGCACACCGCTCTCCGCCGCCGCGGCCCTGCTCAGGGGCCATCGCCGGAATGTCTTGGAACTCGCCGGTATCCCTGCCGCTCAGCAAGACCAAGCGATGTTCGGCACCTTTCGGGTCGGTCAGAACGGAAGCGGAGGGATCTGTCGGTTTTGGCATGTGGCATTGCGCCAGTTACCGGACAGTGATCCATTGGGCGAGCACGTCACACACATCACCACGAACCTGGGCTTGTCGGTTGAGGATCAGGCTGCATTGATCGCAGCGGCAGCCCGCCTCGTGGCGAAGGGGCGCGAGGAGATGAATGCAACGGGCGGTTGGGCCGGTTTGCTTGAGAACAAGCCGGCGCTGTTCTCCCATCCATGA
- a CDS encoding tetratricopeptide repeat protein, producing the protein MPRSCAWIALTVVLLGSGCGPDQSAQWLETAQFEERQTNLTHARELYEDIIRQYPDSPAAKTARARLAELAGK; encoded by the coding sequence ATGCCGAGATCATGTGCCTGGATTGCCCTGACCGTGGTGCTGCTCGGATCGGGCTGCGGTCCCGACCAGTCGGCGCAATGGCTGGAAACCGCCCAGTTCGAAGAACGCCAAACCAACCTGACCCACGCCAGGGAACTGTACGAAGACATCATCCGCCAGTATCCCGACAGCCCCGCCGCCAAGACCGCTCGTGCGCGATTGGCAGAATTGGCAGGCAAGTGA
- a CDS encoding SDR family oxidoreductase: MKPVALVTGAAGLIGGYLVRTAPCWVPDWEVRGMTRAEVDLTDRTQAERLWERHRPDLVIHCAALSRTGLCEQNPAQARLINVEATRFLADLAKDVPFIFLSTDQVFDGAKGRYVETDAVHPLNVYGKTKAEAEQVVLANPAHTVVRIALTAGMSPTRDRSFVEDMVRTAAKGVTLTLFTDEFRCPLPAGALVRALWEIGLQGPPGLYHLGGYERLSRWEIGKLLSARFPELRSSIQPGSVADYHGPPRPPDLSMCSDKIQALLSFRLPGFRQWLTEKPSDGDDPWNYPPAVAR; the protein is encoded by the coding sequence ATGAAACCGGTCGCACTCGTCACCGGCGCCGCCGGACTGATCGGTGGCTATCTCGTCAGGACCGCGCCGTGCTGGGTGCCTGATTGGGAGGTACGAGGCATGACCAGGGCCGAGGTCGATCTCACCGATCGAACTCAGGCTGAACGGCTCTGGGAGCGTCACCGGCCGGACCTCGTCATTCACTGCGCGGCCTTGAGCCGCACCGGTCTTTGTGAACAGAATCCCGCGCAGGCCAGGCTGATTAATGTCGAGGCCACCCGGTTCCTGGCCGACCTCGCGAAGGACGTGCCCTTCATCTTCCTCTCTACCGATCAAGTCTTCGATGGCGCGAAGGGGCGGTATGTCGAAACCGATGCCGTCCATCCGCTGAATGTCTACGGGAAGACGAAGGCTGAGGCGGAGCAGGTGGTGCTCGCGAATCCTGCCCATACGGTGGTGCGCATCGCGCTGACGGCGGGAATGTCACCGACGCGAGACCGGAGTTTCGTCGAAGATATGGTGCGGACGGCAGCGAAGGGGGTGACGCTGACGCTCTTTACAGACGAGTTTCGCTGTCCGTTGCCGGCCGGTGCCTTGGTGCGGGCGCTCTGGGAAATCGGACTCCAGGGCCCACCGGGTCTCTATCACCTGGGCGGTTATGAACGGCTGTCGCGCTGGGAGATCGGGAAGCTGCTGTCGGCGCGATTCCCGGAATTGCGGTCTTCGATCCAGCCTGGCTCGGTCGCCGACTATCATGGCCCGCCACGGCCGCCGGATTTGTCGATGTGCAGCGACAAGATCCAGGCACTTCTGTCCTTCCGCCTGCCAGGCTTTCGCCAGTGGCTGACGGAGAAACCGTCGGATGGCGACGATCCTTGGAACTATCCTCCTGCGGTGGCGCGCTAA
- a CDS encoding c-type cytochrome, producing the protein MIQRLYYDECRRQHRAGQCRWSWYCPPPGGMMPEALLCKMKDRYGGTMVKAGVVGIVMIIVACIGWSGIPSEASGAAGTKTPESAKGKRIFSRHCAGCHGPEGKGDGYKLLGPDPANLTAPATRKKSDSALLTTIHEGKPNMPSWKGLLSDRDIQSVLAYIRTLPH; encoded by the coding sequence ATGATACAGCGATTGTACTATGATGAGTGCCGGCGGCAACACCGGGCCGGCCAGTGCAGATGGTCTTGGTATTGTCCGCCGCCCGGCGGTATGATGCCCGAGGCCCTACTCTGCAAGATGAAGGATCGGTATGGAGGGACTATGGTGAAGGCGGGTGTCGTGGGCATCGTGATGATCATCGTGGCATGCATCGGCTGGTCCGGTATTCCCTCGGAGGCGAGTGGCGCCGCCGGCACGAAGACGCCGGAGAGTGCAAAAGGCAAACGCATCTTCAGCCGACACTGCGCCGGTTGTCACGGTCCTGAGGGAAAAGGCGATGGCTATAAGTTGCTCGGTCCGGATCCGGCGAACCTGACGGCACCGGCAACCAGGAAGAAATCAGACAGCGCGTTGCTCACCACCATCCACGAGGGCAAACCGAACATGCCCTCCTGGAAGGGACTCCTCTCCGACCGCGACATCCAGAGCGTGTTAGCCTACATTCGTACGCTTCCGCATTGA
- a CDS encoding alpha/beta hydrolase, producing MRVDKLGGLTVRVTGGIDGKGGGAGPLVVLLHGFGAPGDDLVPLSEYLDAPAGTRFLFPEAPIQIPMGFGDSRAWWMIDMARIQADRAAGRIRDMSGEIPRGLLEARDRVKALLEEAHKKLGAEPARTVLGGFSQGAMLSCDALLQSTQSYAGLIQLSGTLVARQEWAPLLTKRKGLPLFQSHGTQDPILPYAMAERLRDEFLQAGAAVEWNPFRGGHEIPEPVLRKLGSFLLKILR from the coding sequence ATGCGCGTCGACAAACTCGGTGGCCTCACGGTTCGCGTGACCGGCGGCATTGACGGCAAGGGCGGGGGTGCTGGTCCATTGGTGGTGCTGCTCCATGGATTCGGCGCGCCGGGTGATGACTTGGTGCCGCTCAGCGAATATCTGGACGCGCCGGCGGGCACGCGTTTTCTCTTTCCTGAAGCGCCGATTCAGATCCCGATGGGCTTCGGGGATTCCCGCGCCTGGTGGATGATCGATATGGCCCGCATTCAGGCTGATCGAGCGGCGGGCAGGATCCGGGACATGTCCGGCGAAATCCCGCGAGGGCTGCTTGAAGCGCGCGACCGGGTGAAAGCCTTGTTGGAGGAGGCGCACAAGAAACTAGGGGCTGAGCCGGCCCGGACCGTGCTGGGAGGTTTTTCGCAAGGCGCGATGCTGTCCTGCGATGCGTTGCTGCAGAGCACGCAGTCCTATGCCGGACTCATTCAACTGTCGGGCACGCTGGTCGCCAGGCAGGAATGGGCGCCGCTGCTGACAAAGCGGAAGGGGCTGCCGCTCTTTCAGAGCCATGGCACCCAGGACCCGATCCTGCCCTATGCGATGGCCGAGCGCTTGCGCGATGAATTTCTCCAGGCCGGCGCGGCGGTTGAGTGGAATCCCTTCCGGGGCGGCCACGAAATACCGGAGCCGGTCTTGCGAAAGCTCGGCAGTTTTCTCCTGAAGATCTTGCGGTAG
- a CDS encoding transcriptional regulator — protein MTSQEQTPRRRMIALLTGTLLSSHQLAQLLGMPVRQVEDHMTHIVKTLARDPARTFVLEPSTCQDCTYTFRDRTRLTRPSRCPRCRSEGITSPRFGIREEHIS, from the coding sequence ATGACCTCGCAGGAACAGACGCCCCGACGCCGAATGATCGCGCTGCTGACGGGTACGTTACTGTCTTCCCACCAACTGGCCCAGCTTCTCGGCATGCCCGTGCGCCAAGTGGAGGACCACATGACGCACATCGTCAAAACGCTCGCTCGCGATCCGGCTCGAACATTTGTGCTGGAGCCCTCGACCTGCCAGGACTGCACCTATACGTTCCGCGACCGCACCAGGCTGACAAGACCCAGCCGCTGCCCTCGCTGTCGCAGCGAAGGCATTACCTCCCCGCGCTTCGGCATCCGCGAGGAGCACATCTCGTAA
- a CDS encoding HugZ family protein, with the protein MSSLGAHNSGPDSEGPDVPEPSHAEKARTLVHLQQTGGLSTLSRKQPGWPFGSVMPYGLDDQGQPSFLISAMAMHTQNLLGDPRASLLITPPESQRDPLGAARVTLMGSVTKVPKDEAASVRERYLARHANAAYWVDFDDFAFFRMALADIYFVGGFGSMGWVAPADYMAAAVDPLAETAADLIREINTQQQETLLLLAHACGNLDAQQASITTMDRLGFHMRVKTPDRMQGGRFAFTVPVRNAEEARAALADLAAKARTGTPVLHSL; encoded by the coding sequence ATGTCATCGTTAGGAGCACATAACAGCGGACCGGACTCAGAAGGCCCTGACGTTCCCGAACCATCCCATGCCGAAAAGGCCAGGACCTTGGTTCATCTGCAGCAGACGGGCGGGCTTTCGACACTTTCCCGCAAACAACCCGGCTGGCCCTTCGGCTCGGTGATGCCGTATGGGTTGGATGATCAGGGGCAGCCGAGTTTTCTGATCAGTGCCATGGCGATGCACACGCAGAACCTGCTCGGCGACCCGCGCGCGAGTCTGCTGATCACCCCGCCGGAAAGTCAGCGCGATCCACTGGGCGCAGCCAGGGTGACGCTGATGGGGTCAGTGACGAAAGTGCCCAAAGATGAGGCGGCATCGGTGCGCGAGCGCTACCTGGCCCGTCACGCCAATGCCGCCTACTGGGTCGACTTCGATGACTTCGCCTTTTTTCGTATGGCGTTGGCGGATATCTATTTCGTCGGAGGGTTCGGATCAATGGGATGGGTGGCACCGGCTGACTACATGGCAGCGGCAGTCGATCCATTAGCCGAAACCGCCGCGGACCTCATCCGCGAGATCAATACACAGCAACAGGAGACACTCCTGCTGCTCGCCCACGCCTGCGGCAATCTCGATGCGCAACAGGCCAGTATCACAACGATGGACCGATTGGGATTTCATATGCGGGTCAAAACACCCGACCGGATGCAGGGTGGACGATTCGCTTTCACCGTTCCAGTGCGTAATGCGGAAGAGGCCCGCGCCGCGCTCGCGGATCTGGCCGCGAAGGCCAGGACGGGGACTCCGGTGCTGCACTCGCTGTAA
- the ettA gene encoding energy-dependent translational throttle protein EttA: MATNDKQVIFSLVGVGKVYPPKKQVLRDIYLGFYYGAKIGVLGLNGSGKSSLLKIIAGVDPNYVGEITRSKGYSVGLLEQEPQLDPNKTVKEVVEEGKKELVALLHEYEAVSNSMGDASPDEMEKLIDKQAQLQEKIEAANGWELESELEIAMDALRCPPADQKVSVLSGGEKRRVALCRLMIQEPDILLLDEPTNHLDAESVQWLEQHLQQYKGTVIAVTHDRYFLDNVAGWILELDRGHGIPFQGNYTSWLEQKQERLEKEEKAESKRKKTLEHELEWIRMSPKARQSKGKARLNRYEELVNQKQDQLAAELEIYIPPGPRLGDVVVEAKGISKAFGDNVLYENVEFSLPKGGIVGVVGPNGAGKTTMFRMIIGKEKPDSGTIRIGETVKLGYVDQDRSLDPNKTVYEIISDGQDTVMLGKAEVNARGYCARFNFAGTDQQKKVKDLSGGERNRVHLARMLKEGANLIILDEPTNDLDVNTLRALEEGLEDFAGCAVISSHDRWFLDRVATHIMAFEGDSKVVWYEGNYSEYEADRKRRLGKEADQPHRIRYRKLTRN, translated from the coding sequence ATGGCGACGAACGATAAGCAAGTCATTTTTTCACTGGTCGGGGTAGGCAAGGTCTATCCACCGAAGAAGCAGGTACTCCGCGATATCTACCTGGGTTTTTATTATGGCGCCAAGATCGGCGTCCTCGGGTTGAACGGGTCCGGCAAAAGCTCGCTGTTGAAAATCATCGCCGGGGTGGATCCCAACTATGTCGGCGAGATTACTCGCTCCAAGGGCTATAGCGTGGGCTTGCTCGAGCAGGAGCCGCAGCTCGACCCCAACAAGACCGTGAAAGAAGTCGTGGAAGAAGGCAAGAAAGAACTGGTCGCGCTGTTGCACGAATATGAGGCGGTCAGCAACAGCATGGGCGATGCAAGCCCGGATGAGATGGAAAAACTCATCGACAAGCAGGCGCAATTGCAAGAGAAGATCGAGGCGGCGAACGGCTGGGAACTCGAAAGCGAGCTGGAGATCGCCATGGATGCGTTGCGCTGTCCGCCCGCCGATCAAAAGGTGAGCGTCCTGTCCGGCGGTGAAAAACGCCGGGTGGCGCTGTGCCGCCTCATGATCCAGGAGCCTGACATTCTCCTGCTCGATGAGCCGACCAACCATCTCGATGCCGAATCGGTGCAGTGGCTGGAACAGCACCTCCAACAGTACAAAGGCACCGTCATCGCCGTCACCCACGACCGCTACTTTCTCGACAACGTGGCGGGCTGGATTCTGGAACTGGATCGCGGGCACGGCATTCCGTTTCAGGGCAACTACACCTCCTGGCTGGAACAGAAACAGGAGCGGCTGGAGAAGGAAGAGAAGGCCGAATCCAAACGCAAGAAGACGCTGGAACATGAGTTGGAATGGATCCGGATGTCGCCGAAAGCCCGTCAGTCGAAGGGCAAGGCGCGCCTCAATCGCTACGAAGAGCTGGTCAATCAGAAGCAGGACCAACTGGCTGCCGAGCTGGAGATCTACATTCCACCGGGACCTCGCCTGGGCGACGTGGTCGTGGAAGCGAAGGGCATCAGCAAGGCGTTCGGCGACAATGTGTTGTATGAAAATGTGGAATTCAGCTTGCCGAAAGGCGGCATCGTGGGAGTCGTTGGGCCCAACGGGGCGGGGAAGACGACGATGTTCCGCATGATCATCGGTAAGGAGAAGCCGGACAGCGGGACAATTCGCATCGGGGAAACGGTGAAGCTCGGCTACGTCGATCAGGACCGCAGCCTCGATCCCAACAAAACCGTCTACGAAATCATTTCAGACGGGCAGGACACGGTGATGCTGGGCAAGGCCGAGGTGAATGCGCGCGGCTACTGCGCCCGTTTCAATTTCGCCGGGACCGATCAGCAAAAAAAGGTCAAGGATCTGTCGGGCGGGGAACGCAACCGTGTGCACCTGGCTCGTATGCTGAAAGAAGGCGCCAACCTGATTATCCTCGACGAGCCGACCAACGATCTCGATGTGAATACGTTGCGCGCGCTCGAAGAAGGGTTGGAAGATTTTGCCGGCTGTGCCGTGATCAGCAGCCACGACCGCTGGTTCCTGGACCGCGTCGCCACCCATATCATGGCCTTTGAAGGCGACAGCAAGGTCGTCTGGTACGAAGGGAATTATAGCGAATACGAAGCCGATCGGAAGCGGCGGCTCGGCAAAGAGGCTGACCAGCCGCACCGAATCCGCTATCGCAAGCTGACCAGGAACTAG
- a CDS encoding alpha/beta hydrolase yields MMEPFTLTCADGTMLRGDRAIGKDRQFLFITGFLSKRWGNKSKALAQWCQDRGWGFCCFDFRGWGESGGNWGDYRLLHWLEDAEAVTNLLANGPPVTIVGNSLGGWLAWLVAQEQPIVEELILIAPAFNMMDLRAAQISAERREQWQSAGSMPWDDEPLHRDAPIPWHWVEDSQALWRRRFTMPRRVKTTILHGLQDTVINPEGSWTFVQHLLSQDPEFPIELLLKIGDHRLSSPEHLDTFRRLVFRRP; encoded by the coding sequence ATGATGGAACCGTTCACACTCACCTGCGCCGACGGCACCATGCTGCGCGGCGATCGCGCGATCGGAAAGGATCGCCAGTTCCTCTTCATCACCGGCTTTTTGTCCAAGCGTTGGGGGAATAAGAGTAAGGCGCTGGCGCAATGGTGTCAGGACCGGGGCTGGGGCTTCTGTTGTTTCGACTTTCGCGGCTGGGGCGAGTCCGGAGGCAACTGGGGCGACTATCGATTGCTCCACTGGCTGGAGGACGCGGAAGCTGTCACCAATCTGCTGGCCAATGGTCCGCCAGTGACGATTGTCGGCAACTCCCTCGGCGGCTGGCTCGCCTGGTTGGTCGCGCAGGAGCAACCGATCGTCGAAGAACTCATTCTGATCGCTCCGGCCTTCAATATGATGGATCTGCGCGCGGCGCAAATCTCCGCTGAGCGGCGCGAACAGTGGCAGTCGGCTGGCTCCATGCCCTGGGATGACGAGCCTCTGCATCGGGACGCGCCGATCCCCTGGCATTGGGTCGAAGACAGCCAGGCGCTGTGGCGCCGTCGCTTCACCATGCCGCGTCGCGTCAAGACGACCATTCTGCATGGGCTGCAGGATACGGTGATTAATCCGGAAGGTAGTTGGACGTTCGTGCAGCATCTGCTGTCGCAGGATCCGGAGTTCCCCATCGAACTGCTGCTGAAAATCGGCGATCATCGGCTGAGCAGTCCGGAACATCTCGACACCTTCCGGCGGCTGGTTTTTCGAAGACCCTGA
- a CDS encoding lipid-binding SYLF domain-containing protein translates to MIPDARIQRRSCRLILTLLLPLLTWMGVASADADDREQRDLVDQSRMTLSNFLADSNMTWFRDHIQEAKGLFIVPQYMKGALIYGAAGGSGVFVAKDEKTGEWSEPAFFTMGAASFGFQFGAQMSEVVLLVLTQRGVDSLLLGNFKLGADGSVAVGPVGAGVSGATTPNLSADLLSFVRAKGLFAGVSLEGAALISRDEWSRAYYGKSVTPTDIVIRREVKNPHSETLRQEILRAIDRK, encoded by the coding sequence ATGATTCCAGACGCACGGATTCAGCGAAGATCCTGCCGCCTCATCCTGACACTGCTCCTGCCGCTACTGACCTGGATGGGTGTCGCCTCCGCAGATGCAGACGACCGCGAGCAGCGTGACCTGGTGGACCAGTCACGCATGACCCTTTCGAACTTTCTCGCCGATTCCAACATGACCTGGTTTCGCGACCACATCCAAGAGGCCAAGGGTCTCTTCATTGTGCCGCAATACATGAAGGGCGCATTGATCTACGGCGCGGCCGGGGGCAGTGGCGTTTTCGTCGCCAAGGATGAGAAGACCGGCGAATGGAGCGAGCCGGCCTTCTTCACGATGGGAGCCGCCAGCTTCGGCTTTCAGTTCGGCGCACAGATGTCGGAGGTCGTGCTGCTGGTCCTGACGCAACGCGGGGTAGATTCGTTGCTCCTCGGTAATTTCAAACTAGGGGCAGATGGATCGGTCGCCGTCGGACCAGTCGGCGCAGGGGTCTCCGGCGCGACGACGCCCAACCTCAGCGCAGACCTGTTGTCATTCGTACGGGCCAAGGGCCTGTTCGCGGGTGTCTCGCTGGAAGGAGCGGCACTGATCTCACGGGACGAATGGAGTCGTGCCTACTACGGCAAGTCCGTGACGCCGACCGACATCGTCATCCGCCGCGAAGTCAAGAATCCACATTCGGAGACGTTGCGTCAGGAGATCTTGCGAGCGATCGACAGAAAATAA